In one bacterium genomic region, the following are encoded:
- a CDS encoding metal-dependent hydrolase, producing MPTPVAHAAAGAGVALIASRWLPAARALPVVAAAALAANLPDLDYLALVGGRAAMERFHQGPAHSLAFIAAATLPLTLVLRRRLGLAWAWALLACAGLTHLLLDLVVLDEKPPVGFPFFWPLSDARFHAPFAVFPGIDRVHVLSMRNLRELLVELALGIPFLLLALRLGRSAGERGAR from the coding sequence ATGCCCACGCCCGTAGCCCACGCCGCCGCCGGCGCCGGCGTCGCCCTTATCGCGTCGCGGTGGCTGCCCGCGGCGCGCGCGCTGCCTGTGGTGGCCGCGGCGGCGCTCGCCGCGAACCTGCCGGACCTCGACTACCTGGCGCTCGTCGGCGGCCGTGCCGCCATGGAGCGCTTCCACCAGGGCCCGGCGCACTCCCTCGCGTTCATCGCGGCGGCGACGCTGCCGCTGACCCTCGTGCTGCGCCGCCGGCTCGGCCTCGCGTGGGCCTGGGCGCTGCTCGCGTGCGCCGGCCTCACGCACCTGCTGCTGGATCTCGTGGTGCTCGACGAGAAGCCCCCGGTCGGCTTCCCCTTCTTCTGGCCCCTCAGCGACGCGCGCTTCCACGCGCCGTTCGCCGTCTTCCCCGGGATCGACCGCGTGCACGTCCTCAGCATGCGGAATCTTCGCGAGCTGCTGGTCGAGCTGGCCCTGGGGATCCCCTTCCTGCTGCTGGCGCTGCGGCTTGGCCGTTCAGCCGGCGAGCGGG